One stretch of Micromonospora echinospora DNA includes these proteins:
- a CDS encoding TetR/AcrR family transcriptional regulator yields MTDRRQLLLDAAIRVLGTGGPRQLTHRAVDAEAGLPEGSASNRFRTREALVTGVFDRLVEVETLAWQRLAVDLPPGDVAAFAQVLGELIREFTDQRRVVTLARYALFVEAAVRPDLRPAIEAGRARLAERGEPLLAALGSTDPPAHFRMLLALIEGLLSNQLACPEDDFDPESAVAVLLRGFRAA; encoded by the coding sequence GTGACCGATCGCCGGCAACTCCTGCTCGACGCCGCCATCCGGGTGCTCGGCACCGGCGGGCCGCGGCAGCTCACCCACCGGGCCGTGGACGCCGAGGCGGGCCTGCCCGAGGGCTCCGCGTCCAACCGGTTCCGCACCCGGGAGGCGTTGGTCACCGGCGTGTTCGACCGGCTGGTCGAGGTGGAGACGCTGGCCTGGCAGCGGCTCGCCGTGGACCTGCCACCCGGCGACGTCGCCGCGTTCGCCCAGGTGCTCGGCGAGCTGATCCGGGAGTTCACCGATCAGCGGCGGGTGGTCACGCTGGCCCGGTACGCGCTGTTCGTCGAGGCGGCCGTGCGGCCCGACCTGCGCCCGGCGATCGAGGCCGGGCGGGCGCGGCTGGCCGAACGGGGAGAGCCGCTGCTCGCCGCGCTCGGCTCGACCGATCCGCCGGCCCACTTCCGGATGCTGCTGGCGCTGATCGAAGGGCTGCTGAGCAACCAGCTCGCCTGCCCGGAGGACGACTTCGACCCGGAGTCCGCGGTCGCCGTGCTGCTGCGCGGCTTCCGCGCCGCCTGA